In one window of Cellulophaga sp. HaHa_2_95 DNA:
- the argS gene encoding arginine--tRNA ligase, translating into MNIQNVLETKVKEAVSTLFKAELPSVEFQPTRKDFEGDITIVVFPMLRVVKGNPVQIGNDIGAYLVAQVEEIIGFNVIKGFLNLVISDPYYLADFKMIDANSTFGHVAPDAANAVMVEYSSPNTNKPLHLGHIRNNLLGYSVAEILKASGKKVYKTQIINDRGIHICKSMLAWQKFGKGETPESTGLKGDKLVGNYYVAFDKAYKEEVANLIANGTVKEVAEKEAPILVEAQQMLLKWEAGDEDVVALWRTMNQWVYAGFEVTYKNLGVDFDTLYYESDTYLLGKDVVAAGLEKGVFFKKEDGSVWIDLTDEGLDEKIVLRSDGTAVYMTQDIGTAIQRVKDHPDVSGMVYTVGNEQDYHFKVLFLILKKLGFSWSENLFHLSYGMVDLPSGKMKSREGTVVDADDLMQDMTTTAGEISQELGKLEDYSADEKQDLYKMIGLGALKYYILKVDPKKRILFNPEESVDFQGNTGPFIQYTYARIQSILRKADELKLNGFDGLKELHAKEKELIKQLQGYPETIQLAAANYSPALVANYTYDLVKEFNSFYQNVSILGEEDTAKKAFRVQLSKKVSDVIQSSFKLLGIEVPQRM; encoded by the coding sequence GGAAATGATATTGGTGCTTATTTAGTAGCGCAAGTTGAGGAAATTATTGGGTTTAATGTAATCAAAGGGTTTTTAAATCTGGTAATTAGCGACCCATATTACTTGGCAGATTTTAAAATGATTGATGCGAATTCAACTTTTGGCCATGTAGCTCCAGATGCAGCAAACGCTGTTATGGTAGAATATTCTTCACCAAATACAAACAAGCCCTTGCATTTAGGGCATATCAGAAATAATTTATTAGGTTATTCTGTTGCGGAAATATTAAAAGCATCAGGAAAAAAAGTATATAAAACCCAAATTATTAATGACCGAGGAATCCATATTTGTAAAAGTATGTTGGCTTGGCAGAAGTTTGGAAAAGGAGAAACTCCTGAAAGTACTGGTTTGAAGGGTGATAAGTTGGTGGGAAACTATTACGTAGCCTTTGATAAAGCTTATAAGGAAGAGGTTGCTAATTTAATAGCTAATGGAACGGTTAAAGAAGTTGCAGAAAAAGAAGCGCCAATTTTAGTAGAAGCACAACAAATGCTTTTAAAATGGGAAGCTGGAGATGAGGATGTTGTAGCGCTTTGGAGGACTATGAATCAATGGGTGTATGCAGGATTTGAAGTTACATATAAAAATTTAGGAGTAGATTTTGATACCTTATATTATGAGAGTGACACCTATTTACTAGGAAAAGATGTTGTTGCTGCTGGCTTAGAAAAAGGAGTTTTCTTTAAAAAAGAAGATGGTAGTGTTTGGATAGATTTGACAGACGAAGGTCTTGATGAAAAGATTGTATTGCGTTCAGACGGTACGGCAGTCTATATGACTCAAGATATTGGTACGGCTATACAACGGGTAAAAGACCATCCTGATGTCAGTGGTATGGTGTATACCGTTGGGAATGAGCAAGATTATCACTTTAAAGTGTTGTTTTTAATTTTAAAGAAATTAGGTTTCTCTTGGTCAGAAAATTTATTCCATTTGAGTTATGGGATGGTAGATTTGCCAAGTGGAAAAATGAAAAGTAGAGAGGGCACGGTTGTAGATGCAGATGATTTAATGCAAGATATGACAACTACTGCTGGTGAAATTTCTCAAGAATTAGGAAAACTTGAAGATTATTCTGCTGATGAAAAGCAAGATTTATATAAAATGATTGGCTTGGGGGCTTTAAAATATTACATTTTAAAAGTAGATCCTAAAAAGCGAATTTTGTTTAATCCTGAAGAATCCGTAGATTTTCAAGGAAATACAGGTCCGTTTATTCAGTATACCTATGCAAGGATACAATCTATTTTACGCAAGGCAGATGAATTAAAGTTGAATGGTTTTGATGGGTTGAAAGAACTTCATGCAAAGGAAAAAGAATTAATTAAACAATTACAGGGATATCCAGAGACCATTCAATTGGCAGCAGCTAATTATAGTCCGGCATTGGTTGCTAATTATACGTATGATTTAGTAAAAGAATTTAACTCATTTTATCAGAATGTATCTATCTTAGGAGAAGAAGATACAGCGAAGAAAGCATTTAGAGTGCAATTATCTAAAAAGGTAAGTGATGTTATACAGTCTTCTTTTAAATTATTGGGAATAGAAGTTCCTCAACGTATGTAA
- a CDS encoding zinc-dependent peptidase — MWIPVLVIIVIAAYFLYVLRYAYRIYFTQLDPLTISEKKIILNNFPVYKKLSNKQKQKFEYRLLRFRRDKQFVFHGLTPRQEDMALLLSATATILTLGLKRYKIPAIERLIIYPNQYFSKLNRQNHIGEYNPGLKTIVFSAEHVKQGFDIPNDNKNLGVHEFAHALSFNAVLERNLENRNFRKYMDLLASVYSSTLFQQKFKESTYFRAYSKTNVQEFFAVAVENYVETPLEFRQEFPEIYLILRKMLNFDFQKPFEV; from the coding sequence ATGTGGATACCTGTTTTGGTTATCATTGTAATAGCCGCATATTTCTTATATGTTTTGCGTTATGCTTATCGCATATATTTCACGCAATTAGACCCATTAACCATTTCAGAAAAGAAAATTATTCTTAATAATTTTCCAGTCTATAAAAAGTTATCAAATAAACAGAAGCAGAAATTTGAGTATCGTTTGCTTCGGTTTAGGAGAGATAAGCAATTTGTCTTTCATGGTTTGACACCGCGGCAAGAAGATATGGCGTTGCTTCTTAGTGCTACAGCTACTATTTTAACCTTGGGCTTGAAAAGATATAAGATTCCCGCTATAGAGCGTCTAATTATCTACCCAAATCAATATTTTTCTAAACTTAATCGTCAGAACCATATTGGAGAATATAATCCGGGATTAAAAACCATTGTTTTTTCTGCAGAACATGTAAAGCAAGGGTTTGATATTCCTAACGATAATAAAAATCTAGGGGTTCATGAGTTTGCTCATGCTTTAAGTTTTAATGCCGTGTTAGAACGTAATCTTGAGAATAGGAATTTTAGAAAATATATGGATCTTTTAGCCTCCGTGTATAGTTCTACTTTATTTCAGCAGAAATTTAAAGAAAGCACTTATTTTAGAGCCTATAGCAAAACCAATGTTCAGGAGTTTTTTGCTGTTGCTGTAGAAAATTATGTAGAAACCCCTTTAGAATTTAGGCAAGAGTTTCCTGAGATATATTTGATTCTGAGAAAGATGCTGAATTTTGATTTTCAGAAACCTTTTGAGGTGTAA
- a CDS encoding carboxypeptidase-like regulatory domain-containing protein has product MLKTLSSIVTIFLIAVIFFSSLKISGQENRAAQVSLRTYLNQIEKTFSVKFSFADNTINTFSITPQEFNELEAAIHYIETKIPLDLKKIDTRYYTISKKVISVCAKVLDNFEQNTLYHATIKVLEQGITTITDNTGVFYLNNIPKGSILEIRHVGFKPTFIKAEELEHDGPCQIIALAQNIQQLDEVIIYKFLTTGLEKQDDASLLLNTDDFGILPGLIEPDILQTVQALPGIKSIDETVSDINVRGGTNDQNLILWEGIKMYQSGHFFGLISAFNPYLTDKVTLIKNGSSAAFGDGVSSILDMRTKNTITGELYGGAGINLLSGDVYGQIPFKENLAFQFSGRRSITDLLNTPTYNQFYERAFQDTEIKGNEPEQENIARSEDFYFYDFTGKLLYDISQKHKARISFIAINNLLEYTALNTNTTENTKSKLMQTNISIGGYLESTWNSNFSTKINTYYTSYHLDSENFTSENGQQLLQNNEVLETAIQLTSNYHFSEQLAWKNGYEFKEVGIINFTNVTQPPFKSNIKGVIRTHALFSELTYASENKKLWARAGVRANYAENLATFKKLILEPRVNINYKLIRNLKVELQGEFKNQTTNQVIDLKQNFLGIEKRRWVLSNEEDLPITRSKQVSLGVNYDKNKIYIGLEGFYKYVDGISTTTQGFQNEDQFNGEIGTYAARGVEFLINQKTRDLSNWLTYTYNKNDYSFDLLNPTTFPNNLDIRHTITFASTYSYEHLKLGLGLNYRTGRPYTKPQENGNAINTLVFPNTINYEDSNNSRLPEYLRVDASAIYDFKISQNIKASVGASLLNILDHKNILNRYYRLNDQDEIETVESVSLGITPNFSFRMFF; this is encoded by the coding sequence ATGCTAAAAACGCTGAGTAGTATAGTAACTATATTTTTAATTGCCGTTATATTTTTCTCCTCCTTAAAAATCTCGGGGCAGGAAAATAGGGCTGCACAGGTTTCGCTTAGAACGTATTTAAATCAAATAGAAAAAACCTTTTCTGTAAAATTTTCATTTGCAGATAACACCATTAACACCTTTTCTATTACTCCTCAAGAATTCAATGAACTTGAAGCTGCCATACATTATATTGAAACAAAAATACCCTTAGATTTAAAAAAAATAGACACGAGGTATTACACTATTTCCAAAAAGGTAATTTCTGTTTGCGCAAAAGTTCTAGATAACTTCGAGCAAAACACCTTATACCACGCCACGATAAAAGTGCTTGAACAAGGTATAACTACCATTACAGATAATACTGGTGTATTCTATTTGAACAACATCCCAAAAGGTTCTATTCTAGAAATTAGACATGTAGGTTTTAAACCCACGTTTATAAAAGCAGAGGAATTAGAACATGATGGGCCTTGTCAAATTATAGCATTAGCTCAAAATATTCAACAATTAGATGAAGTTATTATCTATAAATTTTTAACTACTGGACTAGAGAAACAAGATGATGCTAGTCTTCTTTTAAATACTGACGATTTCGGGATTCTCCCCGGTCTAATAGAACCTGATATTCTACAAACCGTACAAGCACTACCCGGAATAAAAAGTATTGACGAAACCGTTTCTGATATTAATGTCCGTGGCGGTACTAATGACCAAAACTTAATACTTTGGGAGGGCATAAAAATGTATCAATCGGGACACTTCTTTGGCTTAATTTCTGCTTTTAACCCCTACCTCACAGATAAAGTTACTCTTATAAAGAATGGCTCAAGTGCTGCTTTTGGAGACGGCGTGAGCAGTATTTTGGATATGCGAACAAAGAATACTATTACTGGCGAATTATATGGTGGCGCAGGAATTAATTTATTAAGTGGTGATGTGTATGGCCAAATTCCCTTTAAGGAAAATTTAGCATTTCAATTTTCAGGAAGACGTTCTATCACTGATCTTTTAAACACTCCTACGTACAATCAGTTTTATGAAAGAGCTTTTCAGGATACCGAAATTAAAGGCAATGAACCTGAACAAGAAAATATAGCTAGAAGCGAAGACTTCTATTTTTACGATTTTACAGGTAAATTATTATATGATATTTCACAGAAGCATAAGGCACGTATAAGTTTTATTGCCATAAATAATTTATTAGAATATACTGCTTTAAATACGAACACCACAGAAAATACCAAGAGTAAATTAATGCAAACCAATATTTCTATTGGTGGTTATTTAGAGAGCACATGGAATTCTAATTTCTCCACAAAAATAAATACCTATTACACCTCTTACCATTTAGACTCTGAAAATTTCACCTCAGAAAATGGTCAGCAGTTACTTCAAAATAACGAAGTATTAGAAACTGCCATTCAATTAACATCTAACTACCATTTCTCTGAACAGCTGGCTTGGAAAAATGGATATGAATTTAAAGAAGTCGGAATTATAAATTTTACGAATGTAACGCAACCCCCGTTCAAAAGTAATATAAAAGGGGTTATTAGAACGCACGCCCTATTTTCAGAACTTACCTACGCCTCTGAAAATAAGAAACTTTGGGCTAGAGCAGGTGTACGTGCAAACTATGCAGAAAACTTAGCCACTTTTAAAAAGCTTATTCTAGAACCACGGGTAAATATAAATTATAAATTGATTCGTAACCTTAAGGTGGAATTACAAGGTGAATTTAAAAATCAGACTACCAACCAGGTCATTGATTTGAAACAAAATTTTCTAGGAATTGAAAAACGAAGATGGGTTTTGTCTAATGAAGAAGACTTACCAATTACCAGAAGTAAACAAGTTTCATTAGGCGTTAATTACGATAAAAACAAGATTTATATTGGCTTAGAAGGGTTTTACAAATATGTAGATGGTATTAGCACCACTACCCAAGGTTTTCAGAATGAAGATCAGTTTAATGGGGAAATTGGAACCTATGCCGCAAGAGGAGTCGAATTCTTAATCAACCAAAAAACAAGGGATCTCAGTAACTGGCTAACCTATACGTATAATAAAAATGATTATTCGTTTGACCTCTTAAACCCTACTACATTTCCTAATAATTTAGATATCAGGCATACTATCACTTTTGCAAGCACCTACAGCTATGAACACCTAAAACTAGGTCTTGGCCTTAATTACAGAACGGGAAGACCCTACACAAAGCCACAAGAAAACGGAAACGCCATAAATACCTTAGTTTTCCCGAATACTATCAATTACGAAGACTCCAACAACAGTAGGTTACCAGAATATCTACGCGTAGATGCATCTGCAATTTATGATTTTAAAATCAGCCAAAATATAAAAGCATCTGTTGGCGCATCGCTGTTGAATATACTAGACCATAAAAACATCCTGAATAGATACTACCGATTAAATGACCAAGATGAAATAGAAACCGTAGAAAGTGTTTCGCTGGGAATTACTCCTAATTTCAGTTTTCGAATGTTCTTCTAA
- a CDS encoding FecR family protein: MQENYLAKWLNNELTDAELEAFKKSDEYASYKKIATVSSTLETPEFDIEKALAESKLGRKTTKGKVVKLSPLKKFTRIAAAIVLLITGAYFFMNTNEHVETALAQTELITLPDASEVVLNADSQMDYNIKNWDQKRHLTLNGEAYFKVAKGKKFTVETSSGTIQVLGTQFNVTNRPNYFKVTCFEGLVSVTYKNKTLKLPAGTSFLVLNDKIIPTEAPKTDKPSWITNESTFTSIPLNFVLAELERQYNLTISSSSINTNTLFTGTFTNKNIDSALKSICVPNNITYTLEGNKVILHAKNAE, encoded by the coding sequence ATGCAAGAAAATTACTTAGCCAAATGGCTGAACAACGAATTAACGGATGCTGAACTCGAGGCTTTTAAAAAGTCTGACGAGTATGCTTCGTACAAAAAAATTGCTACTGTTTCCAGCACCCTAGAAACGCCTGAATTTGATATTGAGAAGGCATTGGCTGAAAGTAAACTAGGTCGTAAAACCACAAAAGGAAAAGTTGTAAAGCTTAGCCCTTTAAAGAAATTTACACGTATTGCAGCTGCCATTGTGCTATTGATAACCGGAGCTTATTTCTTTATGAATACAAATGAGCATGTAGAAACAGCCCTAGCACAAACAGAACTCATTACTTTGCCAGATGCTTCAGAAGTAGTTTTAAATGCGGATTCACAAATGGATTATAACATAAAAAATTGGGATCAAAAAAGGCACCTTACCCTTAATGGAGAAGCCTATTTTAAAGTGGCCAAAGGGAAAAAGTTCACAGTAGAAACTTCTTCCGGAACCATTCAAGTCTTAGGAACTCAATTTAATGTTACTAATAGGCCTAATTATTTTAAAGTTACCTGCTTTGAAGGTTTAGTTAGCGTTACTTATAAAAACAAGACATTGAAATTACCAGCAGGAACTTCATTCCTAGTTTTGAATGATAAAATTATTCCTACAGAAGCACCTAAAACAGATAAGCCTTCTTGGATCACCAACGAAAGTACCTTTACCAGTATTCCATTAAACTTTGTTTTAGCAGAACTAGAACGTCAATATAATCTTACAATAAGCTCTAGTTCTATAAATACGAATACCTTGTTCACAGGAACGTTCACTAATAAAAATATAGATTCGGCATTAAAAAGTATCTGTGTTCCAAATAACATAACATATACTTTAGAGGGGAATAAAGTGATTTTGCATGCTAAAAACGCTGAGTAG
- a CDS encoding RNA polymerase sigma factor — protein MDTPKQNVCAEQVYNELFKTNSKTVFNYIYYKYGNEEKAYDVVQEAFIKLWENCKKVAPEKAKSFVYTVANNLYLNVLKAEKVRFKHAKETLEVTHESPEFLLEEKEFKLKLEQALSDLPENQRSTFLLNRIDGKKYKEIAELEGVSVKAIEKRMHLALKSLREKIDGI, from the coding sequence ATGGATACACCAAAACAAAACGTTTGTGCGGAACAAGTTTATAATGAATTATTTAAAACCAATTCTAAAACGGTTTTTAACTACATATATTATAAATATGGGAATGAGGAGAAAGCCTATGATGTTGTACAAGAAGCTTTTATAAAACTTTGGGAAAATTGCAAAAAGGTAGCTCCAGAAAAAGCGAAGTCGTTTGTATATACGGTTGCTAATAATTTGTATTTAAATGTCCTTAAAGCCGAAAAAGTGCGCTTTAAGCATGCTAAAGAAACGTTAGAAGTTACTCATGAGTCTCCTGAATTTCTTCTAGAAGAAAAAGAATTTAAATTAAAATTAGAACAAGCCTTATCCGATTTACCAGAAAACCAACGCAGTACTTTTTTGTTGAATAGAATTGATGGAAAAAAATATAAGGAGATTGCGGAGCTGGAAGGAGTAAGTGTTAAAGCCATTGAAAAAAGAATGCATTTAGCGCTAAAATCATTACGCGAAAAAATTGACGGGATCTAA